Proteins encoded in a region of the Spiroplasma endosymbiont of Amphimallon solstitiale genome:
- a CDS encoding IS256 family transposase produces the protein MAKKQNINNNDPISKAVDLLLENTEDLTTVFKEGGLYKELTKRLVEKMLNSEMQNYLGYEKNQHSNTENARNGTSSKKLITQQGKIEIDVPRDRNSDFTPVIVAKRQRRFDGFDQQVLSLYAKGMTLSDIRMQLQELYHGADISESVISQITDDVIDDVKTWQNRPLESIYPIVYFDCIVVKVRQDKRIINKSVYIALGVDLEGKKDVLGLWISENEGAKFWLANFTEMKNRGLNDILIACSDNLTGMSEAIQAVYPKTEHQLCIVHQIRNSLKYVSYKHRKTLVTDLKPIYSACSEEQAMQALESFESKWNKQYPQIAKSWYKNWENLMIFISYPAEIKRVIYTTNAIESVNSQLRKVIRNKKAFPNDMSVFKIFYLAIENITKKWTLPIQNWNTAIAHFMIKFEDRINLN, from the coding sequence ATGGCTAAAAAACAAAATATTAATAATAATGATCCAATATCAAAAGCAGTAGATTTATTATTAGAAAATACTGAAGATTTAACAACAGTTTTTAAAGAAGGGGGTTTATATAAAGAATTAACAAAACGTTTAGTTGAAAAAATGTTGAATTCTGAAATGCAAAATTATTTAGGATATGAAAAAAATCAACATAGTAATACTGAAAATGCTCGTAATGGTACAAGTTCAAAAAAATTAATAACTCAACAAGGTAAAATTGAGATTGATGTACCAAGAGATCGCAATAGTGATTTTACTCCTGTAATAGTTGCAAAAAGACAGCGAAGATTTGATGGTTTTGATCAACAAGTGCTTTCACTATATGCAAAAGGTATGACTCTATCTGACATTAGAATGCAGTTACAAGAGTTATATCATGGTGCTGATATTAGTGAAAGTGTTATTAGTCAAATTACTGATGATGTTATTGATGATGTCAAAACATGACAAAATCGACCATTAGAAAGCATTTATCCGATTGTTTATTTTGATTGTATAGTAGTTAAAGTTCGACAAGATAAACGGATTATTAATAAATCAGTTTATATAGCATTAGGAGTTGATTTAGAAGGTAAAAAAGATGTTTTAGGCTTATGAATTAGTGAAAATGAAGGTGCTAAATTTTGATTAGCTAATTTCACAGAAATGAAAAATCGAGGCTTAAATGATATTTTGATTGCTTGTAGTGATAATTTAACAGGCATGTCAGAAGCAATACAAGCAGTTTATCCTAAAACAGAACATCAATTATGCATTGTTCATCAAATTCGAAATAGTTTAAAATATGTTTCATACAAACATCGAAAAACTCTAGTTACAGATTTAAAACCAATTTATAGTGCATGTAGTGAAGAACAAGCAATGCAAGCTTTAGAATCATTTGAAAGTAAATGAAATAAACAATATCCCCAAATTGCTAAATCTTGATATAAAAATTGAGAAAATTTGATGATTTTTATTAGTTATCCTGCAGAAATCAAAAGAGTAATTTATACAACAAATGCTATTGAATCTGTTAATAGTCAATTACGAAAAGTTATTAGAAACAAAAAAGCTTTTCCTAATGATATGTCAGTTTTTAAAATATTTTATTTAGCAATTGAAAATATAACAAAAAAATGAACATTGCCTATTCAAAATTGAAATACAGCAATTGCTCATTTTATGATAAAATTTGAAGATAGAATTAATCTGAACTAG
- a CDS encoding transposase-like zinc-binding domain-containing protein — MNKNTVKEILNNLSDKDFIEIFRENKTRIKQIEKKEKFEAVEQKFKEKGIQCPDCSSFLCTKYGSKNYKQRYKCKSCNITFHAFKNHYFYWSHLSHDQWDLLIQIATLGQSAYIISQFINTTNKTAWFNRQKFMKSTQLVKTQNQFVKLKARIEVDETFIKEIHKGNFKDPNDPRKQWIEENAKDLNCCIQMAIDENRNIYAQTTNTKRLNKKWVQENLTSKLIEENSIIVCDMQVLYDTVAKQTKSTIQQFKSKENKELNYKKLSNVSKIQSSLKEFITHYHGIGFTNIQNYLNLWKWKYQHYGLTPYQKSNVLYFSL, encoded by the coding sequence ATGAATAAAAATACAGTAAAAGAAATTTTAAATAATTTGTCTGATAAAGATTTTATTGAGATTTTTAGAGAAAATAAAACTAGAATTAAACAAATTGAGAAAAAAGAAAAATTTGAAGCAGTCGAACAAAAATTCAAAGAGAAAGGGATTCAATGTCCAGATTGTAGTTCTTTTTTGTGTACTAAATATGGTAGTAAAAATTATAAGCAAAGATATAAATGTAAAAGTTGTAATATTACTTTTCATGCTTTTAAAAATCATTATTTTTATTGAAGTCATTTATCTCATGATCAATGAGATTTATTGATACAAATAGCTACTTTAGGTCAATCTGCTTACATTATTTCTCAATTTATTAATACTACAAATAAAACTGCCTGATTTAATCGTCAAAAATTTATGAAATCAACACAATTAGTAAAAACACAAAATCAATTTGTAAAATTAAAAGCTAGAATTGAAGTTGACGAAACTTTTATCAAAGAAATTCATAAAGGAAACTTTAAAGATCCAAATGATCCAAGAAAACAATGAATTGAAGAAAATGCTAAAGATTTAAATTGTTGTATTCAAATGGCAATTGATGAAAACCGAAATATCTATGCTCAAACAACAAATACTAAAAGATTAAATAAAAAATGAGTACAAGAAAACTTAACATCGAAACTTATCGAAGAAAATTCAATTATAGTTTGTGATATGCAAGTATTATATGATACAGTAGCTAAACAAACTAAATCCACTATCCAGCAGTTTAAATCAAAAGAAAATAAAGAATTAAATTATAAAAAATTAAGTAATGTCAGTAAAATACAATCAAGTTTAAAAGAATTTATTACTCATTACCATGGCATTGGATTTACCAATATTCAAAATTACCTCAATTTATGGAAATGAAAATATCAACACTACGGATTAACCCCTTATCAAAAATCCAATGTGTTATATTTCAGTTTGTAA
- a CDS encoding RidA family protein yields the protein MKNIIHTPNAPAAIGPYSQAIIAGDFLYISGQLPINSKTGEFIGTDISSQTKQSLLNIKAICEAANITLNNIVKVNIFLKDLNHFVEMNKVYGEIFGAHAPARAAVQVARIPKDALIEIEAIAYLK from the coding sequence ATGAAAAATATTATTCATACTCCTAATGCTCCTGCTGCCATTGGGCCATATAGTCAAGCAATAATTGCAGGTGACTTTTTATATATTTCTGGGCAATTACCAATTAATAGTAAAACAGGTGAATTTATTGGCACTGACATTTCTTCACAAACTAAGCAAAGTTTATTAAATATTAAAGCAATTTGTGAAGCTGCTAATATTACTTTAAATAATATTGTAAAAGTTAATATTTTCTTAAAAGACTTAAATCACTTTGTTGAAATGAATAAAGTTTATGGAGAAATATTTGGTGCACACGCTCCAGCAAGAGCAGCAGTTCAAGTTGCTAGAATTCCCAAAGATGCATTAATTGAAATTGAAGCAATTGCTTATTTAAAATAA
- a CDS encoding trans-sulfuration enzyme family protein: MDIKAISDIVHQYNPQIQVIVDNTFSTPIITKPLIFGADIVIHSATKYINGHSDVMAGIVCGKSTLINKIRFKGLKDLTEAVLSPHDAFLVLRGLSTLELRLWRACKNARIIAARLKEHPKIKKVFYPRLTNSATEQVLYEQQMKLPGAMISFELKCGYDGGIKLLNNLKLIILAVSLDGVESLIEHPASMTHSTYNAQELADANISEGLVRLSIGIEYVEDLWNDLEQALKKL, translated from the coding sequence TTAGATATTAAAGCAATTAGTGATATTGTCCATCAATATAATCCACAAATTCAAGTAATTGTTGATAATACTTTTTCTACACCAATCATTACTAAACCTTTAATTTTTGGTGCTGATATTGTTATCCATTCAGCAACAAAGTATATTAACGGTCATTCTGATGTTATGGCCGGAATTGTTTGTGGTAAAAGTACTTTAATAAATAAAATTCGTTTTAAAGGATTAAAAGATTTAACAGAAGCTGTATTATCACCTCATGATGCCTTTCTTGTTTTAAGAGGACTATCAACTTTAGAATTACGATTATGAAGAGCTTGCAAAAATGCAAGAATAATTGCAGCAAGATTAAAAGAACATCCTAAGATTAAAAAAGTATTTTATCCTAGACTAACTAATTCAGCAACAGAACAAGTACTTTATGAACAACAAATGAAATTACCAGGAGCAATGATTAGTTTCGAATTAAAATGTGGATATGATGGAGGAATCAAACTATTAAATAATTTAAAATTAATAATTTTGGCAGTTTCTTTAGATGGAGTTGAGTCATTAATTGAACATCCTGCTTCAATGACACATTCTACTTATAATGCACAAGAATTAGCAGATGCAAATATTTCAGAAGGTCTTGTTCGTCTTTCAATTGGTATTGAATATGTTGAAGATTTGTGAAATGATTTGGAACAAGCATTAAAAAAACTATAA
- a CDS encoding type I phosphomannose isomerase catalytic subunit: MNNSTSQIIFLKPAFIRKLWGSQKLAYKFNFDLPKNTPIGEAWLVSAHPNGMSYVLNGEYKGLSLAELFKQQPSLFANLDSSGSVINKEYPLLTKILDANDSLSVQIHPDDKFAEKNHQCLGKTECWYILECLPKGRVILGHNAKTKDQFNQWLAKEQWHKLLKYIPIKKDQFIYVPSLKIHGLLAHTMVFELQQSSDITYRLYDYDRKDELGNLRNLHLKEASTIVLAPDLNSSEANGHDNYLVDNKFFKLIKLINEGIKHYSYPNTRWLQISVLDGNGIIDDTSIKKGDSFILPNGYTDFCLSGNMLLMVAYC, translated from the coding sequence ATGAATAATAGCACATCACAAATAATTTTTTTAAAACCTGCTTTTATTCGCAAATTATGAGGTAGTCAAAAATTAGCATACAAATTTAATTTTGATTTACCTAAAAATACACCAATTGGTGAAGCATGATTAGTTAGTGCTCATCCCAATGGAATGAGTTATGTTTTAAATGGCGAGTATAAGGGATTAAGTTTAGCAGAATTGTTTAAACAGCAACCTAGTTTATTTGCTAATCTTGATAGTTCAGGTAGTGTGATTAATAAAGAATATCCGTTGTTAACAAAAATTTTAGACGCAAATGATAGTTTAAGCGTTCAAATTCACCCTGATGATAAATTCGCAGAAAAAAATCATCAATGTTTAGGAAAAACTGAATGTTGATATATATTAGAATGTTTACCCAAAGGTAGAGTTATTTTGGGTCATAATGCTAAAACCAAAGATCAGTTTAATCAATGATTGGCAAAAGAACAATGACATAAACTATTAAAATATATTCCAATTAAAAAAGATCAATTTATTTATGTTCCTTCTCTAAAAATTCATGGCTTATTAGCACATACTATGGTTTTTGAACTACAACAATCATCAGATATTACATATCGTTTATATGATTATGATCGTAAAGATGAACTTGGTAATTTACGAAATTTGCATTTGAAAGAAGCATCAACTATTGTTTTAGCCCCTGATTTAAATAGTAGTGAAGCTAATGGCCATGATAATTATTTAGTTGATAATAAGTTTTTTAAGTTAATTAAATTAATTAATGAGGGAATTAAGCATTATAGTTATCCTAATACTAGATGATTGCAAATCTCAGTATTGGATGGTAATGGTATAATTGATGATACTAGTATTAAAAAAGGTGACTCATTTATTTTACCAAATGGTTATACTGATTTTTGTTTAAGTGGAAACATGTTATTGATGGTTGCATATTGCTAA